A window of the Candidatus Saccharibacteria bacterium oral taxon 488 genome harbors these coding sequences:
- a CDS encoding glycosyltransferase family 4 protein encodes MKTGYNILMNIRVETAALTAPNMSGVGHYTRMLTNSLACYSPSGTEVSAFYFNFLSKHRDPILDSSIKHEKHTLIPQRLFAKLQSYGLLLPYDLLSSPVDVAIFPNFDRWTTSKATITAVVIHDLGYLYFPETIERRNLAHLRRRVAHATRVADLIITVSESVKSEIIAEYGVPASKIIVTPIPADPIYSQPGAIDVATKYNLPTKRYIFSIGNLEPRKDLPTMIAAFRALPEKIRKQYSLVLAGGKGWKTETTECAIAEAQAAGEHVIRPGYIPQEDVPAFYQQADLFCMSSIYEGFGMPIVEALTSGTPVVASDIPVLREAGGNAVLYAQPKNPDDFMKKMLSIIADPQKARLDMKTAVQAHLNTISWQNNTERLIAAFKEAIAAKKHRTN; translated from the coding sequence ATGAAAACGGGTTATAATATACTCATGAATATTCGTGTTGAAACCGCCGCCCTCACTGCTCCTAATATGTCTGGCGTTGGTCATTACACTCGTATGTTAACCAATAGCCTGGCTTGTTACTCACCGTCGGGGACTGAAGTTTCGGCGTTTTATTTTAATTTTTTGAGCAAGCATCGGGACCCTATTCTAGACAGCTCAATCAAGCATGAAAAACACACGCTCATACCCCAGCGGCTATTTGCCAAGCTCCAGAGTTACGGTCTACTGCTACCCTACGACCTGCTATCTTCACCTGTTGATGTCGCAATTTTTCCAAATTTCGACCGCTGGACAACCAGTAAAGCAACTATTACTGCCGTCGTTATTCACGACCTTGGCTATCTTTATTTTCCTGAGACGATTGAACGGCGCAATTTAGCCCATTTACGCCGCCGTGTCGCCCATGCAACCCGAGTAGCCGACCTCATCATTACTGTCTCGGAGTCAGTCAAATCAGAAATTATCGCCGAATACGGCGTGCCAGCCTCAAAAATTATCGTCACGCCAATACCAGCTGACCCAATTTATTCTCAACCGGGTGCAATCGACGTCGCCACCAAATACAACTTACCAACCAAGCGGTATATCTTTTCAATCGGCAATCTCGAACCGCGCAAGGATTTACCGACAATGATTGCTGCTTTTCGGGCCCTGCCAGAAAAAATCCGCAAACAATATTCGTTAGTGTTGGCTGGCGGTAAGGGCTGGAAGACCGAAACTACTGAATGTGCCATCGCTGAAGCCCAGGCCGCGGGTGAACACGTCATTCGTCCAGGCTACATCCCCCAAGAAGACGTACCTGCGTTTTATCAGCAAGCAGACCTTTTTTGCATGAGTTCCATTTACGAAGGATTCGGTATGCCGATTGTTGAAGCGCTGACTAGTGGCACGCCGGTTGTTGCCTCCGATATTCCTGTGCTCCGCGAGGCTGGTGGAAATGCGGTTCTTTACGCTCAGCCTAAGAATCCCGACGACTTCATGAAAAAAATGCTCTCTATCATCGCTGACCCGCAAAAAGCACGCCTTGATATGAAAACTGCGGTTCAAGCTCATCTCAATACTATTTCCTGGCAGAATAATACCGAGCGCCTCATCGCTGCTTTCAAGGAGGCCATTGCCGCCAAAAAACATCGCACCAACTAG
- a CDS encoding GtrA family protein, whose amino-acid sequence MGTINTAIDFGVLFMLTWFISTPKELANIISTTIAFSFSFVANRSFTFRSRTGNVRRQLLLFTLVTLFGLWVIQTGIIALLAPIFINFSFSQPAALFISKLIATVASLIWNYLLYTNVVFKD is encoded by the coding sequence ATCGGTACCATCAACACCGCCATTGATTTTGGTGTGTTGTTTATGTTGACCTGGTTTATCAGCACACCGAAAGAATTAGCTAATATTATCTCGACAACCATCGCCTTTAGTTTCAGCTTCGTCGCCAATCGATCATTCACCTTTCGCTCACGCACCGGCAATGTTCGCCGTCAGCTACTCCTCTTTACCCTCGTCACCTTGTTTGGTCTCTGGGTAATTCAGACTGGCATTATTGCGCTACTCGCACCAATTTTCATCAACTTCAGTTTCAGCCAGCCAGCAGCACTATTTATCAGTAAGCTCATCGCCACCGTTGCCAGCCTCATCTGGAACTACCTGCTCTATACCAACGTTGTCTTCAAAGATTAA